One segment of Ricinus communis isolate WT05 ecotype wild-type chromosome 8, ASM1957865v1, whole genome shotgun sequence DNA contains the following:
- the LOC8271887 gene encoding serine carboxypeptidase-like 35 isoform X4 has protein sequence MSSLENSQPALALLLLSVLIISCPRPKTLKMAKLWKIFLFYLVCTSVFLAAAVYGVEEEETGEEKKREADRVSNLPGQPPVTFRHYAGYVRLRPNDQKALFYWFFEAQDNVSQKPLVLWLNGGPGCSSVAFGAAQELGPFLVRRNVTELILNKYSWNKAANLLFLEAPVGVGFSYTNNSQDLRKLGDRVTADDSHAFLINWFKRFPEFKSHDFFMAGESYAGHYVPQLAELIYERNKGATKNSYINFKGFMIGNAVINDETDLSGILDYAWSHAIISDKLYHSVKECSKLKESFAAAAAVNNCSVHFGGFMEAYSNIDMYSIYTPVCLDDASQASKKISAGPRQLTMHDLWRKLPSGYDPCTEGYAVNFFNREDVQRALHANVTKMSYPYTPCSHVIEKWNDSPDTVLPVLHKLLKAGIRIWVYRWKSASDINKV, from the exons atgagcTCCCTTGAGAACTCCCAACCAGCACTTGCTCTGCTGCTACTATCAGTACTAATAATAAGCTGCCCTAGACCCAAAACACTCAAAATGGCGAAGTTATggaaaatattcttattttatctAGTTTGCACTAGTGTTTTTTTAGCAGCAGCAGTTTATggagtagaagaagaagaaaccgGTGAAGAAAAAAAGCGAGAAGCGGACAGAGTGAGCAACTTGCCTGGGCAACCGCCGGTGACTTTCAGGCACTACGCTGGCTATGTTAGACTGAGACCCAATGATCAAAAGGCGTTGTTCTACTGGTTCTTTGAAGCCCAAGATAATGTCTCTCAGAAGCCTCTTGTTCTTTGGCTAAATGGAG GACCTGGGTGCTCGTCTGTAGCATTTGGTGCAGCACAAGAACTTGGCCCTTTTCTTGTTCGGAGAAATGTAACTGAGCTTATTCTTAACAAGTACTCTTGGAACAAAG CTGCAAATCTGCTATTCCTGGAGGCACCTGTGGGTGTGGGTTTTTCATACACAAATAATTCACAAGATTTGCGGAAGCTTGGCGATCGAGTTACAGCAGATGACTCGCATGCCTTCTTGATCAATTGGTTTAAAAGGTTCCCAGAATTCAAATCTCATGACTTTTTTATGGCAGGGGAGAGCTATGCTG GTCATTACGTTCCACAGCTAGCTGAGCTCATCtatgaaagaaacaaaggaGCCACTAAAAACtcgtatataaattttaagggTTTCATG ATTGGAAACGCAGTTATTAATGATGAAACGGACTTATCTGGAATTCTGGATTACGCATGGAGTCATGCAATAATCTCAGACAAGCTTTATCACAGCGTAAAAGAATGCTCTAAATTGAAGGAAAGCTtcgctgctgctgctgctgtaaACAATTGCTCTGTCCATTTTGGAGGGTTCATGGAAGCCTATTCCAATATTGATATGTATAGCATCTACACGCCAGTTTGCCTCGATGATGCTTCTCAGGCGTCTAAAAAAATCTCGGCTGGCCCTCGTCAACTCACAATGCAC GACCTCTGGCGCAAGCTGCCATCAGGATATGATCCATGTACTGAAGGTTATGCCGTGAATTTTTTCAACAGAGAAGATGTTCAGAGGGCCCTGCATGCCAATGTCACCAAAATGTCTTATCCTTACACTCCATGCAG
- the LOC8271887 gene encoding serine carboxypeptidase-like 35 isoform X3, which yields MSSLENSQPALALLLLSVLIISCPRPKTLKMAKLWKIFLFYLVCTSVFLAAAVYGVEEEETGEEKKREADRVSNLPGQPPVTFRHYAGYVRLRPNDQKALFYWFFEAQDNVSQKPLVLWLNGGPGCSSVAFGAAQELGPFLVRRNVTELILNKYSWNKAANLLFLEAPVGVGFSYTNNSQDLRKLGDRVTADDSHAFLINWFKRFPEFKSHDFFMAGESYAGHYVPQLAELIYERNKGATKNSYINFKGFMIGNAVINDETDLSGILDYAWSHAIISDKLYHSVKECSKLKESFAAAAAVNNCSVHFGGFMEAYSNIDMYSIYTPVCLDDASQASKKISAGPRQLTMHDLWRKLPSGYDPCTEGYAVNFFNREDVQRALHANVTKMSYPYTPCSHVIEKWNDSPDTVLPVLHKLLKAGIRIWVYRIEFSGRRLVREN from the exons atgagcTCCCTTGAGAACTCCCAACCAGCACTTGCTCTGCTGCTACTATCAGTACTAATAATAAGCTGCCCTAGACCCAAAACACTCAAAATGGCGAAGTTATggaaaatattcttattttatctAGTTTGCACTAGTGTTTTTTTAGCAGCAGCAGTTTATggagtagaagaagaagaaaccgGTGAAGAAAAAAAGCGAGAAGCGGACAGAGTGAGCAACTTGCCTGGGCAACCGCCGGTGACTTTCAGGCACTACGCTGGCTATGTTAGACTGAGACCCAATGATCAAAAGGCGTTGTTCTACTGGTTCTTTGAAGCCCAAGATAATGTCTCTCAGAAGCCTCTTGTTCTTTGGCTAAATGGAG GACCTGGGTGCTCGTCTGTAGCATTTGGTGCAGCACAAGAACTTGGCCCTTTTCTTGTTCGGAGAAATGTAACTGAGCTTATTCTTAACAAGTACTCTTGGAACAAAG CTGCAAATCTGCTATTCCTGGAGGCACCTGTGGGTGTGGGTTTTTCATACACAAATAATTCACAAGATTTGCGGAAGCTTGGCGATCGAGTTACAGCAGATGACTCGCATGCCTTCTTGATCAATTGGTTTAAAAGGTTCCCAGAATTCAAATCTCATGACTTTTTTATGGCAGGGGAGAGCTATGCTG GTCATTACGTTCCACAGCTAGCTGAGCTCATCtatgaaagaaacaaaggaGCCACTAAAAACtcgtatataaattttaagggTTTCATG ATTGGAAACGCAGTTATTAATGATGAAACGGACTTATCTGGAATTCTGGATTACGCATGGAGTCATGCAATAATCTCAGACAAGCTTTATCACAGCGTAAAAGAATGCTCTAAATTGAAGGAAAGCTtcgctgctgctgctgctgtaaACAATTGCTCTGTCCATTTTGGAGGGTTCATGGAAGCCTATTCCAATATTGATATGTATAGCATCTACACGCCAGTTTGCCTCGATGATGCTTCTCAGGCGTCTAAAAAAATCTCGGCTGGCCCTCGTCAACTCACAATGCAC GACCTCTGGCGCAAGCTGCCATCAGGATATGATCCATGTACTGAAGGTTATGCCGTGAATTTTTTCAACAGAGAAGATGTTCAGAGGGCCCTGCATGCCAATGTCACCAAAATGTCTTATCCTTACACTCCATGCAG